The following proteins are co-located in the Carassius gibelio isolate Cgi1373 ecotype wild population from Czech Republic chromosome A21, carGib1.2-hapl.c, whole genome shotgun sequence genome:
- the LOC127941762 gene encoding serine/threonine-protein kinase Chk1 produces MAVPFVKDWDVVRTLGEGAYGEVRLLVNKKTEEAVAMKVVDMAKAKDCTENVKKEVCICKMLLHPNIVRFFGHRSEGTTQYIFLEYCSGGELFDRIEPDVGMPEKEAQRFFQQLIAGVEYLHSVGITHRDIKPENILLDDKDNLKISDFGLATIFRHRGRERVLTRLCGTLPYVAPELMSRSAFHAQPADTWACGIVLTAMLAGELPWDQPSENCQEYLHWIENKIYLTPWKKIDAVPLSLLSKILLQNPEDRFTIPEIKKHRWFSRSFKSAVKRQSETPVNKMQRADSELSQLRRKNSDDRAQISSSQPEPQGLWEEKEVTVHTDVSFSQPTCPDHMLLGSQLLGTPGASQSPWQRLVRRMTRFFTTVKAEPSCIALRDTCIAMGHTWKQSCTNQATVSTMDRRNNKLIFIVHFLEMEERILVDFRLSKGDGLEFKRMFLKLKQKLSEIISNQKILPLN; encoded by the exons ATGGCTGTGCCTTTTGTTAAAGACTGGGATGTGGTGCGGACCCTTGGAGAGGGGGCGTATGGAGA GGTGCGACTGCTGGTCAACAAGAAGACAGAAGAGGCTGTGGCGATGAAAGTTGTGGACATGGCAAAAGCTAAGGATTGTACAGAGAATGTAAAGAAGGAGGTTTGCATATGCAAGATGCTTTTACACCCAAATATCGTACGTTTCTTTGGCCACAGGAGTGAGGGGACGACACAGTACATCTTCCTGGAGTACTGTAGCGGAGGAGAGCTCTTTGACAGAATTG AGCCAGATGTTGGGATGCCAGAGAAGGAGGCGCAGAGGTTTTTTCAGCAGCTAATAGCTGGTGTG GAATATCTTCACAGTGTTGGGATTACGCATCGTGACATAAAGCCTGAGAATATTCTTCTTGATGATAAAG ATAATCTGAAGATTTCTGATTTTGGACTGGCTACCATATTCCGTCACCGTGGCCGGGAGCGGGTGTTGACCCGTCTGTGTGGAACTCTGCCCTATGTGGCCCCTGAGCTGATGTCACGCTCAGCATTCCATGCTCAACCAGCGGACACTTGGGCTTGTGGCATTGTGCTCACTGCAATGTTAGCTGGAG AGTTACCATGGGACCAGCCGAGTGAAAACTGTCAAGAGTATTTGCATTGGATAGAAAATAAAATCTACCTCACGCCCTGGAAGAAAATTGATGCTGTTCCACTAA gtctGCTATCTAAGATATTACTGCAAAATCCAGAGGACAGGTTCACTATTCCTGAAATTAAGAAACATCGTTGGTTTAGCAGAAGTTTCAAATCAG CAGTAAAACGACAGAGTGAAACACCAGTAAACAAGATGCAAAGGGCTGACTCTGAGCTCTCACAGTTGAGACGAAAAAACAG TGATGACAGAGCACAGATCTCCAGCTCTCAGCCTGAGCCGCAGGGATTGTGGGAGGAGAAGGAGGTTACAGTGCACACTGATGTCAGCTTTTCACAGCCTACCTGTCCTGACCACATGCTGCTAGGCAGCCAACTGCTTGGCACACCGGGTGCCAGTCAG AGCCCATGGCAGCGGTTGGTGAGAAGGATGACCAGGTTCTTTACTACGGTAAAGGCAGAACCATCTTGCATTGCTCTCCGTGATACCTGTATTGCTATGGGTCACACATGGAAACAGAGCTGCACCAATCAG GCGACAGTGTCTACAATGGATCGCCGTAATAACAAGCTGATCTTCATAGTGCACTTCCTAGAAATGGAGGAACGGATTTTAGTAGATTTCCGCCTGTCAAAG ggtgATGGTTTGGAATTCAAGAGGATGTTCCTGAAACTAAAACAGAAGCTGTCTGAGATTATTAGTAACCAAAAGATTTTGCCTTTGAATTGA
- the LOC127942305 gene encoding LOW QUALITY PROTEIN: V-set and immunoglobulin domain-containing protein 10-like 2 (The sequence of the model RefSeq protein was modified relative to this genomic sequence to represent the inferred CDS: inserted 2 bases in 1 codon; substituted 1 base at 1 genomic stop codon): MVHRVLGVPYICLTVLFLPLYLQGVEILDPGQVVYSXTRTNGVVGRGVILECGPTLPDVFIWGFTKPGTDIIRAVVYNFGKGPKIQKLASDLGNLTVISKSASLSIEKLPLAAEGVYTCQALYDTPEGAKLYYYYVFLRVLVPVTKPYIVMSDSSPVEGTSVTMRCGLENGTGPINYIWEQESRESQLTTVAEIYDNNQFNINDVNRNHTGWYRCIASNQVNQQRSDRVSLDTIFGPDQPQIDVTPYSVTERGYSALERETVSLLCQASSNPSSQYVWFYNNSQVFTGPQYTITRVLRMHTGHYACLAQNTYLNTRSRKTITLTVYNPPDGAQTCSILPVNNHTDRDLETYTCTDLALQCTWEGGIPAASLRWTPYVFGKESEGLTNISLIGYALFLNRPVSMYPMPPNINISRIIYNSRQRTDVDLEWKLQTEGNLTGFFIERQTLPEPVKTRNIDLHWQKWANPKSDSRQYQINNQDPAGTYAFRVTAINHXGNPSEIKSPAVPPFNAYPAVIGAAIGGIIIATIITILLFIYVVRNRNNNPRIHDLIFGRQNSQSRENINFPEDEVSGTAEGERGEGQPSQSASPAASMALPRPTATPANLPPGEEPVNVTITVMASS; this comes from the exons ATGGTCCACAGAGTTTTAGGGGTGCCTTACATTTGCCTGACTGTTTTATTTCTACCCCTCTACCTTCAAG GCGTAGAGATCTTGGATCCGGGGCAGGTGGTTTACAGTTAGACCAGGACCAATGGCGTGGTGGGACGTGGAGTGATCTTGGAGTGTGGCCCTACCTTGCCCGATGTCTTTATCTGGGGCTTCACCAAACCAGGCACAGACATCATCCGTGCCGTGGTTTACAACTTTGGAAAAGGTCCTAAGATACAGAAATTAGCCAGTGACTTGGGTAATCTGACAGTAATCAGCAAAAGCGCCTCTCTGTCTATTGAGAAGCTTCCTCTGGCTGCAGAAGGAGTGTATACCTGCCAGGCGCTGTATGATACCCCTGAAGGAGCCAAGCTGTATTACTACTACGTATTTCTGCGCGTTTTAG tgcCTGTGACCAAACCTTACATTGTGATGAGCGACTCTTCACCAGTGGAGGGAACATCAGTGACCATGCGCTGTGGCCTGGAGAATGGCACGGGGCCTATTAATTACATATGGGAACAAGAGAGCCGGGAAAGCCAGCTCACCACCGTGGCTGAGATCTATGACAACAACCAATTTAATATCAATGATGTCAACCGAAATCACACCGGATGGTACAGGTGTATTGCCAGCAACCAGGTTAACCAGCAGCGCAGTGACCGAGTCTCGCTTGACACCATTT TTGGTCCAGACCAGCCTCAGATCGATGTCACCCCTTATTCCGTGACGGAGAGGGGTTATTCTGCCTTGGAAAGAGAGACCGTTTCTCTCCTGTGTCAAGCTTCTTCTAATCCCTCAAGTCAGTACGTCTGGTTCTACAACAACTCCCAGGTGTTCACAGGTCCACAGTACACCATCACAAGGGTCCTACGCATGCACACAGGCCACTATGCATGCCTGGCTCAGAACACTTACCTCAACACCCGCTCCAGGAAAACCATCACGCTCACAGTCTACA ATCCTCCAGATGGCGCTCAGACTTGCTCAATCTTACCAGTAAACAATCACACTGaccgagacttag agacctatacttgcacTGACCTGGCCCTCCAATGTACCTGGGAGGGTGGGATCCCTGCAGCCTCTTTGAGATGGACCCCATATGTGTTTGGAAAAGAGAGCGAGGGACTCACAAATATCTCACTCATTggttatgctttatttttaaatcgaCCTGTTTCAATGTACCCAATGCCCCCAAATATAAACATCAGTAGGATTATTTACAACAGTCGTCAAAGGACAGATGTTGACCTAGAGTGGAAGCTCCAGACTGAGGGTAACCTCACTGGGTTCTTTATCGAGCGCCAGACGCTTCCTGAACCTGTGAAGACAAGAAACATTGACCTTCACTGGCAGAAATGGGCAAATCCAAAGTCAGATTCCCGACAATACCAAATCAACAATCAGGATCCCGCCGGAACCTATGCATTTCGTGTTACTGCCATCAACCA TGGAAACCCTTCAGAGATAAAGAGCCCAG CCGTCCCTCCCTTCAATGCCTACCCAGCTGTGATCGGAGCAGCCATCGGGGGCATAATCATAGCCACTATAATCACTATTCTGCTCTTCATTTATGTGGTACGGAACCGCAACAATAACCCAC GGATTCATGACTTGATATTTGGAAG GCAGAACAGCCAGTCTAGAGAGAACATTAACTTTCCTGAGGATGAGGTTAGTGGAACAGCAGAGGGGGAGAGAGGCGAAGGACAACCAAGCCAATCAGCTAGTCCAG CGGCATCAATGGCACTGCCAAGGCCAACTGCAACACCTGCAAACCTCCCCCCCGGCGAGGAGCCAGTCAACGTAACTATAACTGTCATGGCCTCAAGCTAA
- the cfap53 gene encoding cilia- and flagella-associated protein 53: MLTSQRNRTRCREVTGPGHSVALRAKHPLSKDVDDLFLRRRKQEAIQNEVLEFTKDQSSCDVRMRWEKNTHRRMVSATINRRLQEAREQYQMDIDERRERLRELLESEEREIFREMEAKKETVLERQAKMLERAQTLREKRESERQRLAADKLDQLFREQCEELRAVEMMRRQDEVCSEREAQIRTKEEVQRMQQEEDRLFVQMWESDRLAKEERHNHEVQRQRENNLQQKAFLQAQMETTEQQRMQAKQLKQEEAQLLREHREMLRLEAEREHRQKLQDQEKRRKQLDLSLRLKMKRLARDRQEELALDMSILEQLTNEERDEKQDEVLKKLERQEEQRRYREHLAEQLEEQRRQEAETEQLFESELQQAWARREAQWRQEKAARDRLMKDVIDTRRLQIQEKLNENMQKQAEPFKEREELDRILQENKLLDEEEKNRLREATREYQADLLAQMLYRQRIREAEEAEKEYEFQKGLLYQEQYNKKIQEILSRPISGSTAVHPFRRRERPCSSFGAQLA, encoded by the exons atgttgacatCCCAGCGAAACAGGACACGATGTCGGGAAGTAACTGGACCTGGACATTCAGTGGCATTG AGAGCAAAACATCCTTTATCCAAAGACGTAGATGACCTATTTCTGAGGAGGAGGAAACAGGAGGCAATCCAGAATGAAGTGCTGGAGTTTACTAAGGATCAAAGCTCCTGTGATGTGAGAATGCgatgggaaaaaaacacacaccgcAGGATGGTGTCAGCCACCATTAACAGACGTCTACAGGAAGCAAGAGAGCAGTACCAGATGGACATTGATGAAAGGAGGGAAAG GCTTCGTGAGCTGCTAGAGTCAGAGGAGAGGGAGATCTTCAGGGAGATGGAGGCAAAAAAGGAGACAGTGTTGGAGAGGCAAGCTAAGATGCTTGAAAGAGCCCAGACTCTtcgagagaaaagagagagcgagagacaaaGACTTGCAGCTGATAAACTCGATCAGTTATTCAG AGAGCAATGTGAGGAGCTGCGTGCCGTGGAGATGATGCGCAGACAGGATGAGGTCTGCTCTGAGCGTGAAGCTCAGATCCGAACTAAGGAGGAAGTGCAACGGATGCAACAAGAAGAAGACAGACTGTTCGTCCAGATGTGGGAGAGCGACAGGCTGGCCAAAGAGGAGCGTCATAACCATGAGGTTCAGCGTCAGAGAGAGAACAATCTCCAGCAAAAGGCATTCCTGCAGGCACAGATGGAAACGACTGAGCAGCAGAGAATGCAGGCGAAGCAACTGAAGCAAGAGGAGGCCCAGTTACTG AGAGAGCACAGGGAGATGCTTCGCCTGGAGGCAGAGAGAGAACACAGACAGAAGCTTCAAGATCAGGAGAAACGACGTAAACAACTGGACCTTTCACTTCGGCTGAAGATGAAGCGCCTGGCGCGAGATCGGCAGGAAGAGCTGGCACTGGATATGAGCATCCTGGAGCAACTAACAAATGAAGAGCGAGATGAAAAGCAAGATGAGGTCCTCAAAAAG CTGGAGCGTCAAGAGGAGCAGCGCAGGTACCGGGAGCATCTGGCAGAGCAGCTAGAAGAGCAGAGACGGCAAGAAGCTGAGACGGAGCAGCTGTTTGAATCAGAGCTGCAGCAGGCCTGGGCCCGCAGGGAAGCACAGTGGCGTCAGGAAAAGGCAGCGAGGGACCGACTCATGAAGGATGTCATTGACACTCGTCGATTGCAGATCCAAGAGAAGT TGAATGAGAATATGCAGAAACAGGCTGAGCCTTTCAAAGAAAGAGAAGAGCTTGACCGAATCCTTCAAGAGAACAAATTGCTGGATGAAGAAGAAAAGAATCG TTTACGGGAGGCCACTCGGGAATATCAGGCTGATTTATTGGCTCAGATGCTGTACCGCCAGCGCATTCGTGAagcagaagaagctgagaaagaATACGAGTTCCAGAAGGGTCTGCTGTACCAGGAGCAGTACAATAAGAAGATTCAGGAAATCCTTTCAAGGCCAATATCTGGCTCCACGGCAGTCCATCCCTTCAGGAGACGAGAGCGCCCCTGCTCCAGCTTTGGTGCTCAGTTGGCATAA